One region of Streptomyces rishiriensis genomic DNA includes:
- a CDS encoding alpha/beta hydrolase: protein MPQYTARPSRRAVTRAAAAAGLAALFGATGAAGRARAATRLGPRTFDVSVSSPALGRSAPVRLILPSDFDARPTRSYPVLYLLHGAHDDYTSWTRETDIEAFTEGRDLIVAMPDAGPTGIPTAWRGGPDYETFQLREVPALLARDYRASGVRAVAGVSTGGYGAMAHAARHPGTFTAAASYSGILDTTAPGVPALLDAIVARENLAPHSLWGSPLLHALTWRDFNPRARAAGLRGTPLYVSGGSGVVGGIGDWLPEALESTLWPSAHGFTDLLALLGIPATTHYYAGGGHSWTYWKREFTASWPMLAGALGVPE from the coding sequence ATGCCGCAGTACACCGCCCGACCGTCCCGACGCGCCGTCACCAGGGCCGCGGCGGCCGCGGGCCTCGCCGCCCTGTTCGGCGCCACCGGCGCCGCGGGCCGCGCCCGGGCCGCGACCCGGCTGGGGCCACGGACCTTCGACGTGTCCGTGTCCTCCCCCGCGCTGGGCCGCAGCGCGCCGGTCCGGCTGATCCTGCCGTCGGACTTCGACGCCCGGCCCACCCGGAGCTACCCCGTCCTGTATCTCCTGCACGGCGCCCACGACGACTACACGTCCTGGACCAGGGAGACGGACATCGAGGCCTTCACCGAGGGCCGCGACCTGATCGTGGCCATGCCGGACGCGGGCCCCACCGGCATCCCCACCGCCTGGCGCGGCGGCCCCGACTACGAGACTTTCCAGCTCCGGGAGGTACCGGCGCTGCTGGCCCGCGACTACCGGGCGTCCGGCGTGCGGGCCGTCGCCGGGGTCTCCACCGGAGGCTACGGTGCGATGGCGCACGCGGCCCGCCACCCGGGCACGTTCACCGCCGCGGCCTCCTACAGCGGCATCCTCGACACCACCGCCCCGGGCGTGCCCGCTCTCCTGGACGCGATCGTGGCCCGCGAGAACCTGGCCCCGCACTCGCTCTGGGGCAGCCCGCTGCTGCACGCCCTCACCTGGCGCGACTTCAACCCGCGTGCCCGGGCCGCCGGGCTGCGCGGCACCCCCCTGTACGTCTCCGGCGGCAGCGGGGTGGTCGGCGGCATCGGCGACTGGCTGCCCGAGGCGCTGGAGAGCACCCTGTGGCCCTCCGCACACGGCTTCACCGATCTCCTCGCGCTCCTCGGCATACCGGCCACCACCCACTACTACGCGGGGGGAGGACACAGCTGGACGTACTGGAAGCGGGAGTTCACCGCCTCGTGGCCGATGCTCGCCGGTGCGCTGGGGGTGCCGGAGTGA
- a CDS encoding type I polyketide synthase, giving the protein MSAVDEGALRRLIAERVAAWSGTGEDDVPMDLPLADLGLSSRDAVGLAGELSRLTGRELPATLLWSAPTLDALVAELRAPAARHVPATPTATPPAASGEPVAVIGVGCRLPGGVRGPADYWRLLEDETDAIGPVPADRWRDFTDFPPADAPAYGGYLDDIAGFDADFFRITPREATVMDPQQRMLLEVVQEALDHAAVPAASLGGTATGVFVGVCSPEYGQLTGAAAAAVDPWAPAGAALGVTAGRLAYVLDTRGPSMAVDTACSSSLVAVHHACVSLRTGESDLAIAAGVNLLLSPVVGVAFARAGALAPDGRCKPFSAVADGIGRGEGCAAVLLKRLSDAERDGDRVLAVVRATAVNSDGRSNGLLAPNPVAQQALLRTAYARAGLVPAQIDYVEAHGTGTPLGDPIEAGALGTVLCPGRDPDQPLLLGSAKGNLGHLESAAGIAGLVKTVLALHHDRIPASLHCAHGSALDDVRLRVVTEPEPWPRYGGTATAGVSAFGFGGTNAHAVLEEWRPDTLLPPPGDEPAARLYPLSDVDTERVRDTAARLAGWLRTPGGGGARPADVARTLAGRTGRGPVRAAVVADGREELTDALDALAQGRPHARVLTGDRDRVGPGPVWVFSGYGSQWPGMGRRLLAEEPAFAAAVQKLDAQFAVVCGFSLHDRLASGAALDRVEIAQPVLCGMQLALAELWRSYGAEPAAVIGHSLGEVAAAVCAGALDVSDALRVVAVRARLLSGLRGGAMAVVDLDDGELDDLARDFRGVEVAVHSSPRQKVVTGDEEAVTRLVRRLGERGRAARAMRVVGAGHSPQVDALLPELTDALADVRGRPARVPVYSTVLDDPRGDCRFDAAHWAANLRRPVRLDRALAAAAADGRTAFVEISPHPVLARPVTDTVPGALVVGTMRRDADGCAGFLSELGALYAAGLPPARPPGRVVDVPAPRWRHTRYWWTDGRAPVTTTAAAAARWAGPAAPDEETDGHSSVAARLGHHIAAVTGHPTARVTPATALADLGLDSLMAVRVRTALEREFGIDLPLRDLFGSATVGEVADRVRQALPPTATASTADEKAGPAPLRALRTAGSRPPLFLFHAAGGGADVYRPLVERLGDDRPVQGLDRLEDARTVPEKARRYAETIAAARPDGPLLLGGWSFGGFLAQETARQLTAAGRVVPLVVLIDSVRPLLEPGPTPPDRVRAHLTGFARHVADAYGVRLRLPYDALVAMDDDRERIDRVLRTLRAAVDVPAAALEHQRASYLDLRVGEAHRPGRHDGPVILYRATGPAPHTVRDPAYERDDETLGWDEVCPRLTVVPVPGHHLSLLDPPHVDEIAAHLRRVLATTGGPAEPD; this is encoded by the coding sequence ATGAGCGCCGTCGACGAGGGCGCGTTGCGCCGCCTGATCGCGGAGCGGGTCGCCGCCTGGAGCGGCACCGGCGAGGACGACGTGCCGATGGACCTGCCGCTGGCCGACCTCGGCCTGTCCTCGCGGGACGCCGTCGGCCTGGCCGGGGAACTGTCCCGGCTGACGGGCCGTGAGCTGCCGGCGACGCTGCTCTGGTCGGCGCCCACGCTGGACGCCCTGGTGGCCGAGCTGCGCGCCCCGGCCGCTCGGCACGTCCCCGCGACGCCCACCGCCACGCCCCCGGCGGCGAGCGGCGAGCCCGTCGCCGTCATCGGGGTCGGCTGCCGGCTGCCCGGTGGGGTGCGCGGCCCGGCCGACTACTGGCGGCTGCTGGAGGACGAGACGGACGCGATCGGACCGGTCCCCGCGGACCGGTGGCGGGACTTCACCGACTTCCCGCCCGCCGACGCGCCCGCGTACGGCGGTTACCTCGACGACATCGCCGGGTTCGACGCCGACTTCTTCCGCATCACCCCGCGCGAGGCCACGGTGATGGACCCGCAGCAGCGGATGCTCCTGGAGGTCGTCCAGGAGGCGCTGGATCACGCCGCCGTGCCGGCCGCCTCGCTGGGCGGCACGGCCACCGGCGTCTTCGTCGGCGTCTGCTCCCCGGAGTACGGGCAGCTCACCGGCGCGGCCGCGGCCGCCGTCGACCCGTGGGCCCCGGCGGGCGCGGCGCTCGGGGTGACCGCGGGGCGGCTGGCCTACGTCCTGGACACCCGCGGGCCGAGCATGGCCGTCGACACCGCCTGTTCGTCCTCGCTCGTCGCCGTGCACCACGCCTGTGTCAGTCTGCGCACCGGGGAGAGCGACCTGGCGATCGCCGCCGGGGTCAACCTGCTGCTGTCGCCCGTCGTCGGCGTCGCGTTCGCGCGGGCGGGCGCCCTCGCGCCGGACGGCCGCTGCAAGCCGTTCTCCGCGGTGGCCGACGGCATCGGACGCGGCGAGGGATGCGCGGCCGTCCTGCTGAAGCGGCTGTCCGACGCCGAGCGGGACGGTGATCGCGTCCTCGCGGTCGTCCGCGCCACCGCGGTGAACTCCGACGGCCGCTCCAACGGCCTTCTCGCCCCCAACCCGGTCGCCCAGCAGGCCCTGTTGAGGACCGCCTACGCGCGGGCGGGACTCGTCCCGGCGCAGATCGACTACGTCGAGGCGCACGGCACCGGCACCCCGCTCGGCGATCCGATCGAGGCGGGCGCGCTCGGCACGGTCCTCTGCCCCGGCCGCGACCCCGACCAGCCGTTGCTGCTCGGCTCGGCCAAGGGCAACCTCGGGCACCTGGAGTCCGCGGCGGGCATCGCGGGCCTGGTGAAGACGGTCCTCGCGCTGCATCACGACCGCATTCCGGCGTCGCTGCACTGCGCGCACGGCAGCGCCCTGGACGACGTACGACTGCGGGTGGTGACCGAGCCGGAGCCGTGGCCCCGCTACGGCGGCACGGCCACCGCCGGGGTGTCCGCCTTCGGGTTCGGCGGTACCAACGCCCATGCGGTACTGGAGGAGTGGCGGCCCGACACGCTGCTGCCGCCCCCGGGCGACGAACCGGCCGCCCGGCTGTACCCGCTGTCCGACGTCGACACCGAGCGGGTCCGGGACACCGCGGCCCGGCTCGCCGGGTGGCTGCGTACCCCCGGGGGAGGCGGCGCCCGTCCGGCCGACGTGGCCCGTACCCTCGCCGGACGCACCGGCCGCGGACCGGTACGCGCCGCCGTCGTCGCCGATGGCCGGGAGGAACTGACCGACGCACTGGACGCGTTGGCGCAGGGCCGGCCGCACGCGCGGGTGCTGACCGGCGACCGCGATCGGGTCGGGCCCGGCCCGGTGTGGGTGTTCTCGGGCTACGGCAGCCAGTGGCCCGGCATGGGGCGCCGTCTGCTGGCCGAGGAACCGGCGTTCGCCGCCGCGGTACAGAAGCTCGACGCGCAGTTCGCCGTCGTCTGCGGCTTCTCGCTTCACGACCGGCTGGCCTCAGGGGCGGCACTCGACCGTGTGGAGATCGCCCAACCCGTCCTTTGCGGGATGCAGTTGGCGCTCGCGGAGTTGTGGCGCTCGTACGGCGCCGAACCGGCGGCCGTGATCGGTCACTCGCTGGGCGAGGTGGCCGCTGCCGTCTGCGCGGGCGCCCTGGACGTGTCGGACGCGCTCCGGGTCGTCGCCGTGCGGGCCCGGCTGCTGAGCGGGCTGCGTGGCGGTGCGATGGCCGTCGTCGACCTGGACGACGGCGAACTGGACGACCTGGCGCGCGACTTCCGCGGCGTCGAGGTCGCCGTCCACTCCTCGCCCCGGCAGAAGGTCGTCACCGGCGACGAGGAGGCGGTCACCCGGCTCGTGCGCCGGCTCGGTGAGCGGGGCCGCGCCGCCCGGGCCATGCGGGTCGTCGGCGCCGGACACTCGCCCCAGGTGGACGCGCTGCTGCCGGAACTGACCGACGCGCTCGCCGACGTCCGGGGCAGGCCTGCGCGCGTCCCGGTCTACTCCACCGTCCTCGACGACCCGCGCGGCGACTGCCGGTTCGACGCCGCCCACTGGGCCGCCAATCTGCGCCGACCCGTGCGCCTGGACCGGGCCCTCGCGGCGGCCGCCGCCGACGGCCGCACCGCTTTCGTCGAGATCTCGCCCCATCCGGTCCTGGCCCGGCCGGTGACCGACACGGTGCCCGGCGCCCTCGTGGTGGGCACCATGCGCCGCGACGCGGACGGCTGCGCCGGATTCCTCTCGGAGCTGGGCGCCCTGTACGCCGCGGGCCTCCCGCCGGCCCGGCCGCCCGGCCGGGTCGTCGACGTGCCCGCACCGCGCTGGCGGCACACCCGGTACTGGTGGACGGACGGCCGGGCCCCCGTCACGACGACGGCAGCGGCGGCGGCGCGATGGGCCGGACCCGCCGCACCGGACGAGGAGACGGACGGCCACAGTTCGGTCGCCGCCCGCCTCGGCCACCACATCGCCGCCGTCACCGGCCATCCGACGGCCCGGGTCACGCCCGCCACGGCGCTGGCCGACCTCGGTCTGGACTCGCTGATGGCCGTCCGTGTCCGCACCGCCCTGGAACGCGAGTTCGGCATCGACCTGCCGCTGCGCGACCTGTTCGGTTCCGCCACCGTCGGGGAGGTGGCGGACCGCGTCCGCCAGGCCCTTCCCCCGACGGCGACGGCGTCCACGGCGGACGAGAAGGCCGGGCCCGCCCCGCTGCGTGCCCTGCGCACCGCCGGCTCCCGGCCGCCGCTGTTCCTGTTCCACGCGGCCGGCGGCGGCGCCGACGTCTACCGCCCACTCGTCGAACGGCTCGGGGACGACCGTCCGGTGCAGGGACTGGACCGGCTGGAAGACGCCCGTACCGTGCCGGAGAAGGCGCGCCGCTATGCCGAAACGATCGCCGCCGCCCGCCCCGACGGGCCCCTCCTGCTGGGCGGTTGGTCCTTCGGCGGCTTCCTCGCCCAGGAGACGGCCCGGCAGCTCACCGCCGCCGGACGAGTCGTCCCGCTCGTCGTCCTCATCGACTCCGTGCGCCCCCTCCTGGAACCCGGCCCCACGCCGCCCGACCGCGTCCGCGCGCATCTCACGGGGTTCGCCCGGCACGTCGCCGACGCCTACGGGGTCCGGCTGCGGCTGCCGTACGACGCTCTCGTGGCGATGGACGACGACCGCGAGCGCATCGACCGCGTGCTGCGGACCCTGCGCGCGGCCGTCGACGTACCGGCCGCCGCGCTGGAGCACCAGCGTGCCTCGTATCTGGACCTGAGGGTCGGCGAGGCCCACCGTCCGGGCCGCCACGACGGCCCGGTGATCCTGTACCGGGCCACCGGGCCGGCTCCGCACACCGTGCGCGACCCGGCGTACGAGCGGGACGACGAGACCCTCGGCTGGGACGAGGTGTGCCCGCGGCTGACGGTCGTACCGGTCCCGGGGCACCACCTCTCGCTGCTCGACCCGCCACACGTCGACGAGATCGCCGCCCATCTGCGGCGGGTCCTCGCCACGACGGGCGGACCCGCTGAACCGGACTGA